Proteins from a genomic interval of Gadus morhua chromosome 19, gadMor3.0, whole genome shotgun sequence:
- the rasgrf2a gene encoding ras-specific guanine nucleotide-releasing factor 2: protein MQKSVRYNEGHALYLSVVARKEGSKRGVLSKKTTENSRWSDKFFALYQNLLFYFENDQSTRPSGIYLLEGCTCERSPAPKVSSSVSKDPVDKLQQQHYFLVVFGHDGQKPLELRAEEETECTDWVECIQQASYSDVMVEREVLMQKYIHLVQIMEMEKVAANQLRTQLEDQETEIERLKSEVLVLNKSKERLRPYQNNQEEDPDIKKIKKVQSFMRGWLCRRKWKLIVQDYISSPHAESMRKRNHIVFNMVEAETEYVHQLSVLVNCFLRPLRMAASSKKPPISHDDVSSIFLNSETIMFLHEIFHQGLQARIANWPTLVLADLFDILLPMLNIYQEFVRNHQYSLQVLANCKQNRDFDKLLKQYEANAACEGRMLETYLTYPMFQIPRYIITLHELLAHTPHEHVERKSLEFAKSKLEELSKMMHDEVSDTENIRKNLAIERMIVEGCDFLLDTSQTFVRQGSLIQLPSSSERGVLSKVRLGSLSLRKEGERQCFLFTKHLLICTRSSGGKLHLLKQGGTLSLIECTLIEEVDASDEDFNAAGQGSNHLEFKVVVEPTEGPSFSAVLLAPSRQEKAAWTSDISQCIDNIRCNGLMTSVFEENSKVSVPHMIKSDVRLHKDDVDICFSKTLNSCKVPQIRYASVERLLERLTDLRFLSIDFLNTFLHTYRIFTSAAVVIDKLADIYKKPFTSIPVRSLELFFATNQGAWGGDTLNTKSPRLSRKFSSPPPLSIPTWSSSPVSSRKQSLNSPVGGGAKAWGADHSPTPSSSAASSPTSTHFPAVSSPPPGSPRPPAGFCSSPPPTATRCPGFPLQAVPPSSPPPTKALLELSRAPGSPDPSGEDVSGELPRLDAFCGKLRRSIRRAVLETVSLDKFIPESPATSESGDLSPCRSPSASRHMRYRQTGENSRCAVSPASAFAIATAAASHGPSQGVCSSERTCDKEFMIRRAATNRVLNVLRHWVSKHSQDFDMNSDLKSGVVSLLDEVLRDPDLLPQERKATTNILSALSQDEQDESQLKIEDILQMKSCPLLHFIVAESPKAECLESLSAMELAEQITLLDHIVFRGIPYEEFLGQGWMKVDKTERTPYIMKTSQHFNNMSNLVASQIMANADVGSRAGAIEKWLAVADICRCLNNYNGVLEITSALNRTAIYRLKKTWAKVCRQTKSLMDRLQKIVSSEGRFKNLRETLKNCNPPCVPYLGMYLTDLAFIEEGTPNFTAEGLVNFSKMRMISHIIREIRQFQQAPYRIEHQTKVTQFLLDKSLVMDEDTLYELSLKMEPRVAPS from the exons ATGCAGAAGAGCGTGCGTTACAACGAGGGGCACGCTCTGTATCTGTCGGTGGTCGCGCGGAAAGAGGGCTCCAAGCGAGGCGTCCTGAGCAAGAAGACGACCGAGAACAGCCGCTGGAGCGACAAGTTCTTCGCCCTCTACCAGAACCTGCTCTTCTACTTCGAAAACGACCAGAGCACGCGACCCTCGGGGATATACCTGCTCGAGGGATGCACGTGCGAGAGATCTCCCGCGCCTAAAGTGTCCTCCTCCGTCAGCAAGGATCCCGTGGATAAACTGCAGCAGCAG CACTACTTCCTGGTGGTGTTTGGTCACGATGGACAGAAGCCTCTGGAGCTGCgggcagaggaggagacggagtgTACAGACTGGGTGGAGTGCATCCAGCAGGCCAG CTACTCGGACGTTATGGTGGAGCGGGAGGTGCTGATGCAGAAGTACATCCACCTGGTGCAGAtcatggagatggagaaggtggCGGCCAATCAGCTGCGCACACAGCTGGAGGACCAGGAGACGGAGATAGAGAGGCTGAAGTCGGAG GTGTTGGTGTTGAACAAATCCAAGGAGAGGTTGCGACCGTACCAGAATAACCAAGAAGAGGACCCTGACATCAAAAAGATCAAAAAG GTTCAGAGCTTCATGAGGGGCTGGCTGTGCCGCAGGAAGTGGAAGCTGATCGTGCAGGACTACATCAGCTCGCCGCACGCCGAGAGCATGCGCAAGAGGAACCACATCGTGTTCAACATGGTGGAGGCGGAGACTGAGTACGTGCACCAGCTCTCCGTCCTGGTCAACTGCTTCCTGAGGCCCCTGAGGATGGCCGCCAGCTCCAAGAAGCCCCCCATCAGCCACGACGACGTCAGCAGCATATTCCTCAACAG tgagaccatcATGTTCCTCCATGAGATCTTCCACCAGGGCCTCCAAGCCAGGATAGCCAACTGGCCCACGCTGGTGCTGG CGGACCTGTTTGACATCCTGCTGCCCATGCTGAACATCTACCAGGAGTTTGTGAGGAACCACCAGTACAGCCTGCAGGTGCTGGCCAACTGCAAGCAGAACCGGGACTTTGACAAGCTGCTGAAGCAGTATGAGGCCAACGCGGCCTGTGAGGGCCGCATGCTGGAGACCTACCTCACCTACCCCATGTTccag ATCCCCCGCTACATCATCACCCTCCACGAGCTGCTGGCCCACACGCCCCACGAGCACGTGGAGCGCAAGAGCCTGGAGTTCGCCAAGTCCAAACTAGAGGAGCTCTCAAA GATGATGCACGACGAGGTCAGCGACACGGAGAACATCCGCAAGAACCTGGCCATCGAGAGGATGATCGTAGAGGGCTGCGACTTCCTGCTGGACACCAGCCAGACCTTCGTCAGACAAG GCTCTCTGATCCAGCTGCCGTCCAGCAGCGAGCGGGGGGTGCTCAGCAAGGTGCGGCTGGGCTCGCTGTCCCTcaggaaggaaggggagaggcAGTGCTTCCTGTTCACCAAGCACCTCCTCATATGCACCCGCTCGTCTGGGGGGAAGCTCCACCTGCTCAAG cAAGGAGGAACCTTGTCCCTGATAGAGTGCACACTCATCGAGGAGGTGGACGCCAGCGATGAGGACT TCAACGCAGCGGGCCAGGGCTCCAATCACCTGGAGTTCAAGGTTGTGGTGGAGCCGACAGAAGGTCCGTCTTTCTCTGCCGTCCTATTGGCTCCTTCGAGACAGGAGAAGGCTGCCTGGACCAGTGACATCAGTCAG TGTATAGACAACATCCGATGCAACGGCCTCATGACCAGCGTGTTTGAGGAGAACTCCAAAGTCAGTGTGCCTCATATGATCAA GTCAGACGTCAGGCTCCATAAGGACGACGTGGACATCTGCTTCAGCAAGACGCTCAACTCGTGCAAGGTGCCGCAGATCCGCTACGCCAGCGTGGAGCGTCTGCTGGAGCGGCTCACCGACCTGCGCTTCCTGTCCATCGACTTCCTCAACACCTTCCTGCACACCTACCGCATCTTCACCTCTGCCGCCGTGGTCATCGACAAGCTGGCCGACATCTACAAGAAGCCCTTCACCTCCATCCCCGTCAG GTCTCTGGAGCTGTTCTTCGCCACCAACCAGGGCGCGTGGGGGGGCGACACCCTGAACACCAAGTCCCCGAGGCTGTCCCGCAagttctcctcccccccgcccctctccatccccaccTGGAGCTCCTCCCCCGTCAGCTCCCGCAAGCAGTCCCTCAACTCCCCCGTCGGAGGCGGGGCCAAGGCCTGGGGGGCCGACCACTCCcccacgccctcctcctccgccgccagctcccccacctccacccacttccccgccgtctcctcccccccgcccggctccccccggccccccgccggcTTCTGCTCCTCGCcgccccccaccgccacccGCTGCCCCGGCTTCCCCCTGCAGGcggtccccccctcctcccccccgcccaccaAGGCCCTGCTGGAGCTGAGCAGGGCGCCCGGCTCGCCGGACCCCTCCGGGGAGGACGTGAGCGGGGAGCTGCCCAGGTTGGACGCCTTCTGTGGGAAGCTGCGGCGCAGCATCCGCCGGG CTGTCCTTGAGACCGTGTCCCTGGACAAGTTCATCCCAGAGTCCCCGGCAACCAGCGAGTCTGGGGACCTGTCTCCCTGCCGctctccctccgcctccagACACATgcgctacagacagacag GGGAGAACTCTCGCTGCGCTGTGTCCCCGGCCTCCGCCTTCGCCATCGCCACTGCCGCCGCTAGTCATGGCCCCTCCCAAG GAGTGTGTAGCTCAGAGAGGACGTGTGACAAGGAGTTCATGATACGACGGGCTGCCACCAACAGGGTCCTCAACGTGCTGCGCCACTGGGTCTCCAAGCACTCCCAG GACTTTGATATGAACAGTGATCTGAAGTCGGGGGTTGTCTCTCTCCTGGACGAGGTGTTAAGAGACCCAGACCTGCTGCCCCAGGAGAGGAAGGCTACCACCAACATACTGAG TGCTCTGTCTCAAGACGAACAAGACGAATCACAACTGAAGATTGAGGACATATTGCAAATG AAAAGCTGTCCTCTGCTCCACTTCATTGTG GCAGAGAGTCCGAAGGCAGAGTGTTTGGAGTCTCTGTCTGCCATGGAGCTGGCTGAGCAGATCACCCTGCTGGACCACATCGTGTTCAGGGGCATCCCCTACGA GGAGTTCCTCGGGCAGGGCTGGATGAAAGTGGACAAGACGGAGAGAACTCCGTACATCATGAAGACCAGCCAGCACTTCAACAAC aTGAGTAACCTGGTGGCGTCTCAGATCATGGCCAACGCCGACGTGGGCTCGCGGGCCGGCGCCATCGAGAAGTGGCTGGCGGTGGCGGACATCTGCCGCTGTCTGAACAACTACAACGGCGTGCTGGAGATCACCTCCGCCCTGAACCGCACCGCCATCTACAGGCTGAAGAAGACCTGGGCCAAAGTCTGCAGACAG ACCAAGTCCCTGATGGACAGGCTACAGAAAATAGTGTCGTCAGAAGGAAGATTCAAGAATTTGCGAGAGACCCTGAAAAA CTGTAACCCACCGTGTGTGCCATATTTGGGCATGTACCTCACCGACCTGGCGTTCATCGAGGAAGGGACCCCCAACTTCACCGCAGAGGGTCTGGTCAACTTCTCTAAGATGAGGATG atCTCCCACATTATCCGAGAGATTCGCCAGTTTCAGCAGGCCCCCTACAGGATAGAACACCAGACCAAG GTCACTCAGTTCCTGCTGGACAAGAGCCTGGTGATGGACGAGGACACCCTGTACGAGCTGTCACTCAAGATGGAACCCCGGGTGGCACCCAGCTGA